A stretch of the Nematostella vectensis chromosome 1, jaNemVect1.1, whole genome shotgun sequence genome encodes the following:
- the LOC5509835 gene encoding POTE ankyrin domain family member B3, with translation MHLSIQNEQKFASVDFGFSETCFYQCSRTVVKVFLLTKRTRGQMCALTSAVKSKRFRQAKILIEMGNIDVNARDETKRTALMELCFLEEENKAAKLARMLLSHGARVGIRDADGMTALSYATKLGREQLVSAMMEEVHSFDPNAADKHGNTALHYASMSGNFVVLNLILKTLKRFKLSADKPNNAGETPLICASKTGNFLCARILVSEGKASESARDRILFKTAREWGRTKESLRSASKSPLFRTLQLPAREDCHDNDEDFPTRPRPHTAPQRGERNHRELLRLLFKLYEGHVSPAYRPAAKPKPVEVEPPTSPDTVSETESEFSEFGDFLAGLNSPSSSGRRLSISKASGLASNANTAFRRRSIATMGLGNPNAGRRLSVTSGTSGRRSSQSMSAPKIRRGSINVIGKLNMNLQATKRESLEKGPRMRRSSVDVRSKTPSNKDSELIPLDYKVPDNTPSTPSGPARSRSRTPSRPPSFSNLHTLAEGSDGEEEEEEEALHRSSPAALYSHR, from the coding sequence ATGCACCTGAGTATACAGAATGAGCAAAAGTTTGCTTCCGTTGATTTCGGTTTTTCAGAAACTTGTTTCTACCAATGTTCGCGTACAGTAGTGAAGGTCTTCCTTTTGACTAAACGAACTAGAGGACAAATGTGCGCGCTTACATCTGCTGTGAAAAGCAAGCGCTTTCGACAAGCAAAAATCTTAATTGAGATGGGTAACATCGACGTGAACGCCAGAGATGAGACAAAAAGGACGGCTTTGATGGAGTTGTGTTTCCTTGAGGAAGAGAATAAAGCGGCGAAGTTGGCTCGAATGTTATTGTCGCACGGCGCGCGTGTCGGGATCAGAGACGCCGACGGAATGACAGCCCTGAGCTATGCCACTAAACTTGGCCGTGAACAGCTAGTATCAGCAATGATGGAGGAGGTTCATTCATTTGATCCAAACGCGGCAGACAAGCACGGAAATACGGCCCTGCATTATGCCTCAATGTCTGGCAACTTTGTGGTGTTGAACCTCATATTAAAGACTCTAAAACGGTTCAAACTCAGCGCCgacaaaccaaacaatgctGGGGAAACGCCATTAATTTGCGCTTCGAAAACAGGGAATTTTCTTTGTGCCAGGATTTTAGTCTCGGAAGGGAAAGCGTCAGAAAGCGCGCGTGACAGGATTCTATTCAAGACGGCGAGGGAATGGGGAAGGACGAAAGAGAGTTTAAGATCAGCTTCTAAGTCACCATTGTTCCGAACCTTACAACTTCCTGCGAGAGAAGATTGTCATGATAATGACGAAGATTTCCCAACTAGGCCGCGTCCACACACAGCCCCGCAGAGAGGCGAGCGAAACCACAGAGAGTTACTGAGGCTTCTCTTTAAGCTTTACGAAGGGCATGTATCACCAGCATACCGGCCGGCCGCAAAACCAAAACCAGTAGAAGTCGAGCCTCCGACTTCGCCAGACACTGTGTCGGAAACGGAATCGGAATTTTCCGAGTTTGGAGACTTCCTTGCAGGGCTTAATTCTCCGAGTTCGTCCGGTCGTCGGTTGAGTATCAGTAAGGCCTCGGGTCTTGCTAGCAATGCAAATACAGCGTTCAGAAGACGCTCCATAGCAACCATGGGACTCGGTAACCCGAATGCTGGCCGAAGACTTTCCGTAACCTCGGGGACCTCGGGTAGGCGCTCGTCGCAGTCGATGTCCGCGCCGAAAATCCGCCGAGGCTCAATAAACGTGATTGGTAAACTAAACATGAATCTGCAAGCGACCAAGCGAGAATCGCTGGAAAAAGGGCCGAGAATGCGTCGCAGCTCAGTTGATGTGCGTAGTAAAACACCTTCGAATAAGGATAGTGAACTAATTCCCCTTGACTACAAGGTTCCCGATAACACACCATCAACCCCGTCGGGGCCAGCAAGGAGTCGCAGTAGAACCCCCAGTAGGCCTCCATCATTCAGCAACCTTCACACTCTCGCAGAGGGGAGCGAcggagaagaagaagaggaggaggaggcgTTACACAGAAGCTCACCTGCAGCGCTGTACAGCCACAGATAA